The genomic stretch AAGATAAAATTTAAATCCTTTTACAATAATTTTAGAACGTTGCATAAAAAACTCCGCAAAATGATTTATATTTTGCGGAGTAGATTATAAAGCTAGAATTTAATTATTCTATAATATTTTTTTTTTCGTCAATCCAATTAACAGGACGAAACCACACACCTTCTCTTTCATTAACTTTTATATTCAATTCTGAAAGACAATCAATAAAATTCTGTGTTACAATTGGTAGATTTAAACCGTCTTGAAGTAAAAAAATATCATCTCCCTGCCAACTTTTTTTATATACATTTCTTGAGAGGGGTTTTTCAATATCTTCCCCTCCTGTTAATTCAGGGTTTCCCATGGATCTTATTCCATCTCGTGATAACATTTTTTTATTGGCTCTACATTTCGGACATTCATTTGGATCAATAATTTTAAACCATTCATCAATATCTCCCTCTGCTCTTCCAATAATTTCAAAATAATAAAAATTAGGTAATTCTTTTTGATATGCCCCTTTTCCAAATTTACGAATTCCTCCTCTTTGTTCAGAAAAGGAAGTTTTTATAGGAGTCAGTTCAAATCCCTTAATATTTCTCTCATCTAACTTTTCTTTTAACCGTTGGGAAATGAAAAATTGTGCAGATCCACTAATAATATCTTCTCCTCTCCATCTATCAAAAACATAAGTAATATTAGTGTATTGTGTTTTTCTTCTCTTGCAAGATTCACAAATAATAACTTCCGTTTTAACTGTATTTGGGCTTAATGCTCCAGTTACTGGCACTCCAAGTAAAAAGTATATTTTCATTTTTTATAAATTGAATTATCTCATGCTATTTCTTATTGACTCTCTTGCTGCGTTACGATATGGATTATTTTGTAACCACTGTTCTGTAAATTCTTCCAATCCATCTTTAGTTAAACTTTGTCCCATATCATCTGTATATATCTAAAAGAAGCTTCAAAAAATTCATCGGTATAATTAGCGAAATTAATAAATGAATGAACAATTTGCTGATTTGTCATTTGTGATTTACTTAATTCTAACTCTAGTTTTGTTAAATCATCTATGTTAGTTTTTCCAATGTCATCTAGATATTTATAAATTCCGACATTTTCTATGTAATTAAATAATCTCTCAGTATATTGTGGATGACTTGCATGAACTCCGTCTTTCAAATGTTCAAATTTGCTACTGAACTGTTTGAGCCATTTTGCGTTTATCTTTCCATTAAATTTCAAAACCAGCATTTATTGCTTTTTGTATATTAAGTCCACCAACTTTTTGATTTGTTTTCAATACGATTAGAATCAAGTGGTGCGTTTATTCAAACTCTTTTAATTTACAAAAAACTCCGCAAATTAAAATTTGCGGAGTTTCTATTCAACAGTAGAACCAATTTATTCATTTAGATAAAACTCTATATCTGTCTCTTCAAACACTATTCCAGTGAGCTTTTCTTCTTCTATTTTTTGTCTGAGAAGTGCTGAACAGTAAATAAGATGTGAATTAGCAAATCTTAGAATATCTGTATATTGATTTATATAAGCTTTTTTAGGCAAAATAGTTTTTGTGGCATCATCTAATACAACTTCCCACCCTTTCTCAAATAATTCTTCTTTATTATTGATTACAATTTCTTTACCTCCATCACGCCATGAAACAAGGGTTGAATCAACTCTAAAAATAGTTTTAGTATAATCAATATTTTCAGTATCTATTACGTTAAAAAAATAATAATCTTTAATCAAATTTTTATATTTATATAAACTCGTATTTAGAAACATACAATTTTTAATTATACTATTTTCAAATAGTATTTTCAACTTATTACTAATAAAAAAGCCATCTAGAAATAAATAATTACTATTTAGAACATCAGTTAGATTTGCTTCTGCGTTTAAAGCAAAATTATCTATATTAATTTGACTTGTATCAATAAATCTGTTTTTGCGATTATCATTATATTTTTTAATTTCAGATTCTTTGATTAAACTTTTATTATAAAAGTCGTAAATCTGCGCTTCTTTACAACCAGTTTTATCCTGATCTACAGAATAATTTATTCGATAATATTTTAACATAACTTAATAGAGAATTTTAGAATAATTCATTAATTTTTATTGTTGGATTTTCTTCTATCTTCTTCAATACTTGTGAGGCTATTTTTTCTAGCATCATCTTAGCTTGACTTTCTGTAATTTCATCAATGCCTTTTCCAGATGTCAGTAAAATAGACCCAATCATATCCTCAACACCTTTTGTATACTGTGGATGGCTTGCATGTACTCCATTTTTTAGATGCTCGAATTTACTACTAAACTGTTTTAGCCATTTCGCATTTATCTTTCCATTAAATTCAAAACCTCCTTCTATAGCTTTTTGTATAAACTTACCAACTTTTTCATTGGTTATCAATTCTATTGGAATTAAGTGGTGAGCCTGTTCAAACTCTTTAGCCAAATGCTTTCCGGCATTTTTAGCAATACTGCTTCTGTTTTTAATAATATCAGCAACTTTTTGACCATATCGTTTACAGCTTCTTCATAATTAAATGCATCTACACCTCGTATGAGCTGTTGTCTAGCAGAGTCATCAGCTAATTTCAAGAATTCATCTGCATCTTGAGTTCCATCTTCTATAGCTCTTACAAATTTAGATTTTCTTGTTCCTCTTCCTGTCCCGATAAGGATTCCCTCAATTTGTTCACCTGCTATAGTAGTAAACTCTCCTTTTTGACCTACTTTTTTACCTCCTTTATTTATTACTTCTTTTACTTCTGTAATTTCACCACTCGCCAGTAAAACCCAAGGATTAACACTTCCATAAAGATATAATTTATCATTATGAAGTTTGAGTGTAAGCAACTCATAAAATAAAAAAACCGAAACTTTTTTAGAGTTTCGGTTTAATTTCATTTTTTAAATTTCTGTTTTATTCTTCAGTATAGAATTCATTCCCTTTAAATTCCTCAAACCATACACCAGAAATATTAGCTTCTTCTATAGCTTTTTTAAGTGATTCTGAAACTAAAAGGGCTATATTGAAAGGAGAACGAAACAAATCAGGTGTTTCTTTTAAAAATAATTTCACAGGGCGTAAAAACGGAGATCTTTGTTCTTCATTATCTACAGAAATTATTTCGCCTGTTTTTAAATCTTTAAATACCGATTTACTAAAATCAACAATTTCATTTACATGTATCAGATGAAGAAAAAAATAAGTATCTTCAGCCAATTTCTTAGTAAAGTCGTTGTCAGCAGCAATTAACGAACAGTTGTAAAACTGAAAGTTTTTAATGTAAAATTTCAATATTAAGTCTTTAAATTTTTGATTTACAAAAACACCAATATCTAAATCCGGTAAATATGAACTTAATAAATCCGTTATTTTTGAACCACTTTTAAAAATAAAATTTTCCAAATTGGGAGATTTCTCAGGAAAAGATCTCGACGAGAGTATCTCAAAGTTGTTAGGAACTTTAAAATATTTTTGTGGCACATCCAATTGTGGCCAAGTGCCTACAATTTCACTTTCTGTTGACAATCTTAAACTATAATAAACTACCTTTCTCATTATTTAATATTTTTTTAAAAAACTTTCTAATACATCGTTGTATATTGCTTCTGAATTTAAATTACCCATTCCATCTCCTTGTCTAAATAAATCATCAACCTTTATTCCTCTCTGTTTAGATAATACATCTAATTCTTTTAGCATTCTTGTAGATAATTCTTCTACAAAGCCTTTTGACATAGATTTAGTATAATTAGGAAGATGCATGAATTCATCTGAAAATGATTTCAATATCCTATTAACTGCATCATCATAAAAAGGATGACTCGCGTGCACTCCGTCAGTTAACCCTAACGATTTACTATACTTTTTAAGATTTATACCATTTACTATAGTATTAATTTCAAATCCTGAATCAACAGCATCTCGATATGCTTTACTTTTACCCATAATTGAAATAGAAAGTGCATGATGTGCTTCTTCTCCGAGAGGTGTTTTAAGATTCTTTCTAAGCTGAGATCTGTTTCTTGCCGCATCTTTTGCCGCCTGAGATATGTTTGGATTGCTGAACCAAGCAGGGTCTTTACTCCCCTTATTAATTATATTTTTTGCATTTGGAGCTAGATCTAGTTCATCAAATTTAGCTTTTAGTGCATCAACATCATCAGATATTTCAACCAGATCATCAACAAACCTACTAACACCTCCTTTCTCCAATGCTTCTTTTGCGCTTTCAGCTCCTTTGGAACTATGACTTCCAACAATGAATGCTTCTTCTGTACCAACTTTTACCTTATCACCAACTTTTCCTAATTTTGGATCATCTACAAATTCCAACTTTCCACTCGCCAATAAAACCTAAGGATTAACGCTTCCGTAAAGATAAAATTTAAAGCGTTTTGCTAAGCTTTCACCTAAATTTCAAGATGTTGAAACAGCCACAAAAGTAAATTTTGTGGCTGTTTGGTTAAAAAAAAGACATTTCAAGAATAATTTAAACTAAAAAGTAAATTTTTCAATAGGAACAAATTCAAAACCTTTTAAGCCATAATTAATCATTTTATCTTTCAAACTCTCATTTATAAATATTCTTGAAAGATTTTTAATAGTAAAAATATCTTCATTAATATCAGTTTTTAATACCATTTTATCTACTCCTCTTATTATCTTATCACTTAAAACGAAAAGTTCCGATTTTTCGTAATCTACGCAATCAAGTTCAATGTTTATCTTCATCAAGTAAATATTTAATGGTTCGTCAGTATCTTTACTATATATTACAGTGGGAACAAAACTAACATTTTCTCCACATTCTTTTTTAAAAAACGACATAGCATTATAAGATACTCCAAAACCTCCAAGTGAAATATAATCTGTACTATTTTTACCTTGATAATATATCTTAGAGATTCTTGGCGTTTTTCCTTCCGACAATAATTCTAATGGTCCCTGTTGCTCAATATTAACGTAAATGTCGTCTTCGTTAATCTCATGTCTTAGCAAATAATAACTCATATTTTTTTTTATTATTTTAATATTATCAAAGTATTTTCAGCGGTTAATGTTTCTAGCCAAGTTTTTCTTTCTTTTATCACCTTATAAAACCTTGCCTTTACTAATTCTTTTTCGCTTTTAGATAAATTTTCAAATCCTTTAAACATCTGACTTAAATCTTCTTTTATCATGTCATTATATTGAGGATGCGACTGATGCTTGGCTCTGTTCCAAAAATTAGCAGGAATTTCAGAATCTTTTAAGGAATTTCTGGCTTTTTCTACAACTTCATCAAATTTGTGCACAGGAGGAAGCATAGTTCCATTAAATGCTTCATCTAAATTAATTCCTAATTCATCAAATGCTTTTCCATAAAAAATTTCCATTTCCTTAGGCACAATGTGATGAGCTTGATAATCGGAAGGCATGGCTTCTTCTGGTAATAATCCTTTTTTATTTCTATCTTTTATTTCTTTTTTAATAGCAGATTTTAATTTATTTAAGGCATTGGCTGAAGGAGATCTTAATTGACTTTTTATTTTCTTAAGCTTTGTATCAACATCTAAAAATTCATCGGCATCTATTTTTTCTATTCTTTCAAATATCTTTTTATTTTTACTAAGAGATTGAGCTGCCATATCCCTAACATTTCTGCTTCCAGTAAATCCTGAATCTGCTATATCTTTTCCTAATGGTGATACAATTTCAATGTCATCACCAATAAACCGTGCCTGTATTCCATCTACTTCAAGTTTTTCTCCTATTTTTTTACCTTGTGCTAATTCATTGTCAATATGTTTCACTTCACCTGTAGCCAGTAAAACCCAAGGATTAACGCTTCCGTAAAGATAAAATTTAAATCCTTTTACAACAATTTTAAATCCTTTGAATTTAAAACGTTTCGCTAAGTTTTCGCCTAACTCGTCTAAATTTTTAGCGCCTTTAGCTATTCCTTTTCCTATTCCCTGAACAAAGAACTTCGCTTTACCAGCCTGTTTCACAAATCCTTTTCCGGTAGCAACAAGAGCATTTTTGCCGGCTTTCAGAGTACTTTTCGCTCCCGCTTTGGCTAAATTAACCACTCCTTTTACTCCGCCTTTAGCTGCTGTTTTTAGCACTTTAAACAAAGCTGCAGAATCGAATAAAAGTATAAAAATTAATTCAACTAAAATAATCCCGATTGCTCTTGCCAAAGCTTTTCCTGCGGTAGCTGTTTTTCCTAGCCAACCATCAGTCATAAATGTCTTGAAGAAACCACTCGCTTTTGCAACAGCTTGTGCCATCATTATAGCAGCAAAGATTTCGAGTGCAGGTGGAATCAAGGCAAAAATAGCTCCTGCTGTAAAAATCGCCAATGCTGTTATTCCGAGAACAATTGCAGCTCCGATACCGATATACTTCCATTTGTTTTCTTCCCAGTTTTTCTTAATTCCTGACCACATCTGCTCTTTTAGGTAATACATACGAACTAAAGGAGTCCAAGGACCAACCAATTTCATTTCTTCAGGCATTGAGCTTTCTGTTGCAGCCTGTTTACCAGAAGCACTTCCTGTATCTGTACTAGGCGGTGATTGTTTGTTTTGATAATCAATAAACCAATCAGCTTGAGCGTATGGATCGGCTGGAATGTCTTGTTTTTCGGCTGCGGTTGCATCACCTTCCATTTCTTGTGATCCGGCAGCAGATTGTTTAAACATATCAAGCGTATTACTATTGGCTCCGAAATTAATTTCACCGTTGCTGCCTTGTAATTGCGCAAGAAGTTCCGGGCTCAATTCCATGTCATTTGCTACAGGATCAACATGAAAATCGTTTTCGTTATAAGAATTTCTACCTAACAAATCATCATATTCTGAATCTGATCCTGAGCTTACAACCTCAGCCATTGCTGTTTTTTCAAACGGTAAAGGTTGTGTTACATCCATTCCCAAGAACTCTTCAGAAATTTGTCCCATAAAATTATCCGGCATTACCATAGCCGAACTTGTTAGGTTGTATAAACCTTCCATTATTTTTATAATCCCTGATACAATAAAATTAACTGCATCAAGAATCAGATTGTAAAAATCCTGAAGCGCACCAATAAGCTTATCTACTGCTTCTGCCAAGAAATCAATCACAGCAACAACTGCTTTTTTGAAGACTTCAAAAGTTTGGTTTACAAATTTTTCTGCAACAGCCACGTATTTGTCTATTTTAGCCTTCAATCGGTCTCTGATACCAGGGAACGCTGCCAAAGCAACGTCTAAGAAACTTTTTAACAATGAAGCAAATGCTTTGATAAAGCTCACAATTGCTTTTCGGGCTATTTCTAATGCTGCTAAAACTAATTTTTTGGCCGCTTCAAAAATAACTTTTACCGCTTCTCTGAGCTTGGTGAAGATATAGTTCAGCGCATCTTTGAGGGCGTTAATAAATGCTGTCGCTTTATCGGCAACCCAACCAAAGAAGCCCCCGCTTTTTTTATCCTCTTCAGCCTTTTTCAGTTGAGCTTTTTTATCTGCGGCTTCTTTTTCTTTACGTGCATCTGCATTAGCTTTATTAATATGGCTCTGAGCTGCAGTTTCGCCTTTGCTCTTCTCTGTTTTTATATTTCCAAGTGTTGTTTTAGCTTGATTGCTAGATTTTTTTGCAAAATCTGATTCTGTTTTATCAAGCGCACTCTGCCATTCAACTCTTGATTGGTTGACATCAGCCTGAGCGTCTTTTACAGATTTCAGCTGTTTTTCCTGCGACTTATTTTTCTCTTCATTTATTTGATTTTCAGAAGCTTTTTCCTGCTCCAGCACCTTTTGATTATGCTCTACTTCAGCTGTTTGATATTTCTCACTTTCGGCTCCAATTTTTGACTGAATAATTGGTTCAAACTGAGCATTGATATTCGCTTCATCAATACCTTCGAGTTTAAGGGCATCAATAGGTTGTTTTTTAACAGCTTTGGAAGTTATTTTACGCGATGATTTAAGAGTTTCATCTTTTGGTTTTTTGATGATGCTATTTTCACCATAATCTTTATGAACATCTTTTGCTGCCTGATTTTTTTTGATACTCATATCTTGTAAAGCATCATTTTGCTCGATTGACAAGTGTTCTGTATCTGCTTCTCCGCTAAGATCTAAATGTGCGTTTTGCTGCATTTTTGTTGGAATTGCAGAGGTATTCAGTTGAATTCCCTTAAGCTGATCATGTGCCTGTCTCTCAAAAGTTCCTTTTTTGGATCCTGTTGAATTAAAAGAGTAATTTACTTTTTTCAAAGGATCGCTTTGTGGGAAAGAAACCTCTTTTGGCTGTGATTTCTGAGCTGTAGATTTAACTGTTTTTTTACTTGATTTTGCTACAGTTTTATCTTTACCGGCTTTACCTTTAGATTTATTTCCTGAGAAAGCGCTTCCTATTTTTGCATTTACTTTTGGAAGTTCGCCTGTTGCTTTCTCTGTCTGAATATTTAAAAGTGCCGTACTGTTATTTTGAACAGCGTTAAAATCACCAACCAACTGCGTAGCCGGAGAAGTTGACAAATCAGCCAAAGAAGCATCGCTATTATCTTTGTTCCCTAATTTTGTTTTTTCTTTCGGTTTTATTTCGTTATTCTTTTTACTCTCCTGGTGATTTACAGCCTGCTCCTCCACCGTCTTTGGCAGATACGTTCCCGATTTTAGGTCGTTATAATCACGTGCCTGATCTATACTCAGGGTGGTCATATATCCTTTTTCTATGTTTTTGGTGTCCGGATGATTGATATCTCCGGTTTCGGCAAGGCTCTCTTGATGCTTTTGGTACATTATTTCTGAACCCTTATCGTAGATGGTTTGCGAACCATGAACGGCTGCAGTGCTGCCATTGAGGTTTGCTGACCCTGATTTGGTGGCTGAATCCTCAGTTTTTTGTATCTGTGCACCGATTACTTCTGTCTCAGACAGAGGTATGGCCGATGGCTCTTTCTGCCTTTGGTTTTTGCCCTGATTTTGGTGGACTTTATTGTCTTTTTCTACAGGTGTTGCTGCTTTCATTGACTTAGTTTTTTGATTACATATTATTTTAAAATGTATATAAAGCACAACCCTATGTGTTGTGCTTTTTTATACTTACCTGTTGGAGTGAAAAATCAGACCGTGATATGGCCGATTTTTTTTAAAGAATTTGAGTAATTAAAAGTGGTTAATCAACTTTGTGATGAGAAACAGGTAATGCTGAGCCACTTATAGTTTTTCCTTTTCTTGTCTCTTGAGTTCCAAGTTTTCAAGTTCAAAATTCAGTCTTTTTCTCGAGAATTATTTGCTTTTTAAGGGATGTATTCTGTAGTTGCAGTGAAGTGTCTTTTTTAAGAATCTATTACTGCAATGTTCTAAGCTTTTAGATAAATCATCTGGTGAACGCATGTCTCAATTGATTAATTTTAATGACACACGTGACCCAATATTATTTTTTCTTTATTACCTAATTATCTACGGAATCAGATCATCTTTCTTTTCTTCTTCTACATGAGTATGTCTATCTGTTTTAACGCCATATCGGGTTTCAATAAAAAGGCTCACTGTGGTGTCAATCCAATACGGAAGATTGGTAGTGATCATTTTCAAAAATTTATCATAGCCATAGCCCAGCACAAACAGGACTCCTGTAGAATACCACTTGTCATGCAAATCGGCTCTGTTCATTAAATAACTCATGGTAAAACCAACAATGACAACTATCGCAAGTGTAACAAAATGTTCCCATAATTGTTTTTTCTCTTTGTTTTGTATGGAAACCAGTACCCGCAATAATCCTCCTGAAAATGCAATTGCAGTTCCGATTAACAGAGCTTTTATACCATCTAAATTCATTATATTTTATCTATTATTTATTTAAATTCGATTGTCTAAAAGCTTCTTAGGTGTTTGATCAATCCTGATCAAGTATGTATATATCATCTAAAAATCTTTTGCTTTTTCGAATATTTTCATTTTCATTTACATAAGCCAATTCGTCGATAAGAGCACTGATGTCTTTGTTTGGCTTGTGAAGTTTTTCATTATTTTTCTTATTTTTTTTCTTCTCTTTTTTTTTCATGGTTTCTAAAATTTAATTAAATGAGCTATTGTTTTTTTTATCTTTTAAATTGCTATTCCGGTAATCCGGGATCAAATAGTTTCCTGCTTTTCGGGGTTCAAGGTTTCGTCTGAAACAATCGAACTAAAAAGCAAAAAACCATTTTCACCTCAGTATTTTGCATACAAATCTGAAATTGTGTAAGATGACAGGACAACCCTCTTTTTTAATATGATCGATGGGTGAGCTACCGAAGTGTGATAACTTTGAATCCTTTTCTATCTTTTAGAATATATAAGTCTGAAGTCACTATTGCACCGACTAAGCCTGAAGGAGGATGTTATATATCGTTCTTTCCGACAAAAACAACATCTCCGTCAATTCGGTTACAATTACTTTCATCTGTTTATTTTGATTACGCTTTACATATTCAATAACAAAATCTTTTCTTTTCTCTACTAATTCTTTACTACGTTTCATTTTTTTATGGTTAAAGTTTTTATGGTTAAAAGTTTTTTTTTGAACTAGAAAAGTTTCCGTTTTGCTTAATTTTTTCTATTTAATTTTAGCCAACAGGAAACCTCTAAAGGCCTATTTTAAAGCCTTTAAACGAATGTCTAATTATATTATTTAATTTTGGTTTTTAAGAAGCCAGTACCGGGTATTTTTCTACAGATACAAATCCCAACTTCTTCTTCTAAATCTCACTTTTGGCGAATACCGATATTGGTGTTTACAAAGAATCGATTTTTTATAAACCGTTCAATAACGAATATTCACTTCCAGTAATTGACTGTAAATAAGTGCAACATTTTACTTTTAAATTCCTTTAAAACAAGTGCGCTTTTCACAAATCTGTTTTGCCTTTTGAGATGTATTCAACGTATTACTGATAGCTATAATTAATCGATATTTTATATACTAAACAGTAGCGCTACACTACATTTTGGTGTTTTTGGCAAAACAGAGAGCTAAATAATGTTTAATTTGAACACCCTTCAAAATAAACGCATTTTTTTCATTATTAAGATTATTAAAAAAACGAACAAATAACATTTATACTAATCCATAAAACGTAATCTTCGCATCTTTTATAGTAAAAAATTATATTTTCATTCTAATTAGCGCTTGATAAAATAAAAAGATAAAATTCTATTACACGACACAATATTTACGAAAACAACATCTAACTATTTGATTTAAAGTATTAAATTAATTCTAATCAATTATTTAAATATTAAAATAACCTTAAATCATTAATATATTTTTGTATATTTGTACCGTTCGTCCTTAACAACGAAACAAATATACGAACATTGTTCGTTTTTCAAAATAAAAATGTGATTATTTTTCGTATATTTTTATAAATAATTATAAACGTATCAAAATGAACTATTTAGAATTCAAAGAAATCAGAAAGAAACTAAAGATGAAGCAGGCTGATATTGCAAAATCTATAGGTGTTGGCACCAGAGCCGTACAATATTGGGAAAAAGGCGAACGAAAAATACCAGAAACAACGGCTTATTTCGTAACCAACTTACTCGAGGAACAACAAAAGAAGCTTAATATCGGCGCCTCGCCTGTTGTTTTCTCAGATCTTAAGATCATGAATGTTCCGCTTGCGAATCAATATGCACAAGCCGGCTATCTGCACAATTTTGCAGATGAAGAATATATAGAAAGCTTACCTACAATTCCTTTTACTGACGATGTAGAGCACCGAGGCGAATACATGTGTTTTGAAATAAAAGGCGACAGCATGGATAACGGATCGTACGAAAGCTATCTGGAAGGTGACATTATTCTGTGCAGAAACATAAGACAAGATTACTGGATGAGCAAGCTGCATTACGACAAATGGGATTTTGTGATCGTTCACAAAGAGAAAGGAATTCTGGTAAAGCGAATCGTTAACCACGATGTTGAAAGAGGTATTATCACTCTTCATTCTTTAAATGAATATTACGAGGATTTTGATATCCACTTACAGGATGTCGCAAAACTTTTTAATATTATTAGTACAAGACGAAAAAACAACAGAAGATAATTAAAGAACTGCTTAACTGAATAAAATCCTCAAATATTGAGGATTTTATTAGTTTTCAGACTCATGATTAGCTCTCACAGTAAGACGAAATATCGATGATCTTACCAATTTTTGGGTCTACATTATAAATTATACTCCAGTCAGGCGCTTCAAATCTGATCCATCTTATTCCATGCTGATTAAACCCAACAGGATTATCACTTTCAAATTCTCTTAAATTTCCAGGTATAGCAGAGGTTGTTCCATCAATCAGGAAAATGAAACTTCCTGCCCGTGGTTCTGGTGTATCCAGAATGACCTGCTTTTTCCAGACACCTCCTGTCTGACAGATACTTTTTTTATCAAGATCATAGTTAGCAGGTAAGCAATAGGCTTCTAAAACTCTTCGAACGCCCCATTTTCCTGATCTGAACCCAAATAC from Chryseobacterium indoltheticum encodes the following:
- a CDS encoding AHH domain-containing protein, producing MAKEFEQAHHLIPIELITNEKVGKFIQKAIEGGFEFNGKINAKWLKQFSSKFEHLKNGVHASHPQYTKGVEDMIGSILLTSGKGIDEITESQAKMMLEKIASQVLKKIEENPTIKINELF
- a CDS encoding imm11 family protein — translated: MRKVVYYSLRLSTESEIVGTWPQLDVPQKYFKVPNNFEILSSRSFPEKSPNLENFIFKSGSKITDLLSSYLPDLDIGVFVNQKFKDLILKFYIKNFQFYNCSLIAADNDFTKKLAEDTYFFLHLIHVNEIVDFSKSVFKDLKTGEIISVDNEEQRSPFLRPVKLFLKETPDLFRSPFNIALLVSESLKKAIEEANISGVWFEEFKGNEFYTEE
- a CDS encoding AHH domain-containing protein, producing the protein MASGKLEFVDDPKLGKVGDKVKVGTEEAFIVGSHSSKGAESAKEALEKGGVSRFVDDLVEISDDVDALKAKFDELDLAPNAKNIINKGSKDPAWFSNPNISQAAKDAARNRSQLRKNLKTPLGEEAHHALSISIMGKSKAYRDAVDSGFEINTIVNGINLKKYSKSLGLTDGVHASHPFYDDAVNRILKSFSDEFMHLPNYTKSMSKGFVEELSTRMLKELDVLSKQRGIKVDDLFRQGDGMGNLNSEAIYNDVLESFLKKY
- a CDS encoding imm11 family protein, with the translated sequence MSYYLLRHEINEDDIYVNIEQQGPLELLSEGKTPRISKIYYQGKNSTDYISLGGFGVSYNAMSFFKKECGENVSFVPTVIYSKDTDEPLNIYLMKINIELDCVDYEKSELFVLSDKIIRGVDKMVLKTDINEDIFTIKNLSRIFINESLKDKMINYGLKGFEFVPIEKFTF
- a CDS encoding AHH domain-containing protein; this encodes MKAATPVEKDNKVHQNQGKNQRQKEPSAIPLSETEVIGAQIQKTEDSATKSGSANLNGSTAAVHGSQTIYDKGSEIMYQKHQESLAETGDINHPDTKNIEKGYMTTLSIDQARDYNDLKSGTYLPKTVEEQAVNHQESKKNNEIKPKEKTKLGNKDNSDASLADLSTSPATQLVGDFNAVQNNSTALLNIQTEKATGELPKVNAKIGSAFSGNKSKGKAGKDKTVAKSSKKTVKSTAQKSQPKEVSFPQSDPLKKVNYSFNSTGSKKGTFERQAHDQLKGIQLNTSAIPTKMQQNAHLDLSGEADTEHLSIEQNDALQDMSIKKNQAAKDVHKDYGENSIIKKPKDETLKSSRKITSKAVKKQPIDALKLEGIDEANINAQFEPIIQSKIGAESEKYQTAEVEHNQKVLEQEKASENQINEEKNKSQEKQLKSVKDAQADVNQSRVEWQSALDKTESDFAKKSSNQAKTTLGNIKTEKSKGETAAQSHINKANADARKEKEAADKKAQLKKAEEDKKSGGFFGWVADKATAFINALKDALNYIFTKLREAVKVIFEAAKKLVLAALEIARKAIVSFIKAFASLLKSFLDVALAAFPGIRDRLKAKIDKYVAVAEKFVNQTFEVFKKAVVAVIDFLAEAVDKLIGALQDFYNLILDAVNFIVSGIIKIMEGLYNLTSSAMVMPDNFMGQISEEFLGMDVTQPLPFEKTAMAEVVSSGSDSEYDDLLGRNSYNENDFHVDPVANDMELSPELLAQLQGSNGEINFGANSNTLDMFKQSAAGSQEMEGDATAAEKQDIPADPYAQADWFIDYQNKQSPPSTDTGSASGKQAATESSMPEEMKLVGPWTPLVRMYYLKEQMWSGIKKNWEENKWKYIGIGAAIVLGITALAIFTAGAIFALIPPALEIFAAIMMAQAVAKASGFFKTFMTDGWLGKTATAGKALARAIGIILVELIFILLFDSAALFKVLKTAAKGGVKGVVNLAKAGAKSTLKAGKNALVATGKGFVKQAGKAKFFVQGIGKGIAKGAKNLDELGENLAKRFKFKGFKIVVKGFKFYLYGSVNPWVLLATGEVKHIDNELAQGKKIGEKLEVDGIQARFIGDDIEIVSPLGKDIADSGFTGSRNVRDMAAQSLSKNKKIFERIEKIDADEFLDVDTKLKKIKSQLRSPSANALNKLKSAIKKEIKDRNKKGLLPEEAMPSDYQAHHIVPKEMEIFYGKAFDELGINLDEAFNGTMLPPVHKFDEVVEKARNSLKDSEIPANFWNRAKHQSHPQYNDMIKEDLSQMFKGFENLSKSEKELVKARFYKVIKERKTWLETLTAENTLIILK
- a CDS encoding S24 family peptidase — translated: MNYLEFKEIRKKLKMKQADIAKSIGVGTRAVQYWEKGERKIPETTAYFVTNLLEEQQKKLNIGASPVVFSDLKIMNVPLANQYAQAGYLHNFADEEYIESLPTIPFTDDVEHRGEYMCFEIKGDSMDNGSYESYLEGDIILCRNIRQDYWMSKLHYDKWDFVIVHKEKGILVKRIVNHDVERGIITLHSLNEYYEDFDIHLQDVAKLFNIISTRRKNNRR